The Martelella sp. AD-3 genome includes a region encoding these proteins:
- a CDS encoding MFS transporter yields MSATTDLRTLFARRNFALYTLGNASGLLAQWMFKTTIAWLAWELTHKSVWVGLAVTAEMIPTVLVGLYAGVVADRADLRAILMRVQFSTVCIYSALAFLAMQGALSIPLLLSLMAVNGVVVGFAQPAGQAAITGLVDNAELGTAISLNSILFNLARFAGPALAGGLIAAFGGAVALVATACFAGLFFLMLMVVRFNVLPRLSGDGSIWLKIAEGMRQIFVEPTVAFVFMLYATAAFLIRPISELLPELADRVLDGGAETLALLSSAMGLGAIIAGFANMIGGVRMQVPLAVWGTLLAVLGALVLALTENITVALIGAVLFGGALAAGGVASQTVLQLGSPAHLRGRVMSLHGIIFRVGPALGAVTLGGLGDTLDLQQSLLIGIAAMLIVWVLLMKRRGAAHG; encoded by the coding sequence ATGTCGGCAACCACGGACCTGCGCACGCTTTTTGCCCGGCGCAATTTCGCGCTTTACACGCTCGGAAATGCATCCGGGCTTCTGGCGCAGTGGATGTTCAAGACGACGATCGCGTGGCTCGCCTGGGAACTGACCCATAAATCAGTCTGGGTTGGCCTTGCCGTGACGGCGGAGATGATCCCGACCGTACTCGTCGGGCTTTATGCCGGCGTCGTGGCCGACCGGGCGGATCTGCGGGCGATCCTGATGCGGGTCCAGTTCTCAACAGTCTGCATCTATTCCGCGCTTGCCTTTCTGGCCATGCAGGGCGCGCTGAGCATTCCGCTCCTGCTGTCGCTGATGGCGGTCAACGGCGTTGTCGTCGGCTTTGCCCAGCCTGCCGGCCAGGCGGCGATCACCGGGCTTGTCGACAATGCCGAACTTGGAACCGCGATCTCGCTCAATTCCATCCTGTTCAATCTCGCCCGTTTTGCCGGCCCGGCGCTTGCCGGCGGGTTGATTGCAGCCTTCGGCGGGGCTGTCGCGCTTGTGGCGACGGCCTGCTTCGCCGGGCTGTTTTTCCTGATGCTGATGGTCGTGCGCTTCAATGTCCTGCCGCGGCTTTCCGGGGATGGCTCGATCTGGCTGAAGATTGCCGAGGGAATGCGGCAGATCTTCGTGGAGCCGACGGTTGCCTTCGTCTTCATGCTTTATGCAACGGCCGCCTTCCTGATCCGGCCCATCAGCGAGCTTTTGCCGGAACTTGCCGACCGGGTGCTGGACGGCGGCGCCGAAACACTGGCGCTCCTGTCCTCGGCCATGGGGCTGGGCGCCATCATCGCCGGTTTCGCCAACATGATCGGCGGCGTGCGCATGCAGGTGCCGCTTGCCGTCTGGGGGACGCTTCTGGCGGTTCTCGGGGCGCTGGTTCTGGCACTGACGGAGAATATCACGGTCGCGCTCATCGGCGCTGTCCTCTTCGGCGGCGCGCTGGCCGCCGGTGGGGTTGCCTCGCAGACAGTGCTGCAGCTCGGCAGCCCCGCCCATCTGCGCGGGCGGGTGATGTCGCTGCACGGCATCATCTTTCGGGTCGGTCCGGCGCTCGGCGCGGTCACGCTCGGCGGTCTTGGCGATACCCTCGACTTGCAGCAATCCCTGTTGATCGGTATTGCAGCGATGCTGATCGTCTGGGTGCTGCTGATGAAGCGGCGGGGCGCGGCGCATGGCTAG
- a CDS encoding CHAT domain-containing protein: protein MTLERPFSSGRLQPFAVFLLALLLCVVPARGQENETAFQALLRQFSTLFQDGDYAAAAPVMEEAIAVYDRNPGNQIERASLAYYLALAHLNAGNTSAALDTTQAAFAYRPELVSRYPEFYWIEGWAKARLGFIAQAAASYSAGISLAEAYNEGEPGRFAPETLAALRVQEAYLSARSSAVPSAALTIDPLSTAIADHEELTGAENFDDRYLLAQALSAQGFDIEARAALLELIATAAAPLRAKALARLAVLEWTLEARAAAAGTARAALENAEHLDAARVAVMRSLLIVATSEGLSEADIDGVVAEMAVIVERGAELTHEDAVDLLEIVSIIISAVDEPALEEPAAAGFVDTALATLYEIDDLFLSDRFAQHKLSDTRLRLARAAESLAMADRARALYQEVYYSAAASLLETTAAASGLARLGVSVEGTLRDDLDMRLAFSATAAGAAEAFLRGIPARSEGLQQQQIARLSDIMEQAVDLGFDLLESRAIIGPRDAANVDEAFNQTGPYVFPFEDALAKGYAGTAGEGYYAAILDDAFRQIQLARQSSAGRAIAAMTARMSAGSDELALLLRRRDALIAERNRILERAGEEEITRYDLLSDIEPRLDAVEAELDAAYPEYRNHVASRPLSLEEARGLLRPDEVLVTYLLTQRGLHIFAVTRENVIWDRTLLDEGWLEETVRKLRETLDPRGPLRAPARGAMTPFDLGSGPAETPEGGFDLALSHALYEKALGPVQALLPEDATLLIAPDGPLQAIPFAALVAEAPDDGATGPERFAAARWAIRDNAFATLPLPSTLRALRAENASLPVGGFLGIGNPHFRQDPAWLRLAPLPETGFELETLNAIAADDNGTLLLGDAANEDALARTALEDAAIIAFATHGLMGGEANGLTEPALALTPLDDQIAGMAGMRDGLLTASEIATLELDADWVLLSACNTAQGQGGEGSEGLSGLARAFFYAGARRLVVSHWAVQSDATVALTTGMFDALADMPDNDSGAKALRRSILATIDDPEHPSWSHPGVWAPFVTVGW from the coding sequence TTGACGCTGGAGCGCCCGTTTTCATCAGGCCGCCTGCAGCCGTTCGCCGTCTTTCTGCTTGCGCTTCTGCTCTGCGTCGTCCCGGCGCGGGGACAGGAAAACGAAACCGCGTTCCAGGCGCTTCTCCGGCAGTTCTCGACGCTGTTTCAGGACGGCGACTACGCCGCCGCCGCCCCCGTGATGGAGGAGGCGATCGCCGTCTATGATCGCAACCCCGGAAACCAGATCGAACGCGCGAGCCTCGCCTATTATCTGGCGCTTGCCCATTTGAATGCCGGCAATACGTCGGCGGCCCTCGACACGACACAGGCAGCCTTTGCCTATCGCCCCGAGCTTGTGAGCCGCTATCCGGAATTCTACTGGATCGAAGGGTGGGCCAAGGCAAGGCTCGGCTTCATCGCGCAGGCGGCCGCGTCCTATTCGGCCGGCATCAGCCTGGCGGAAGCCTACAATGAAGGCGAGCCCGGCCGGTTTGCGCCTGAAACGCTTGCGGCCCTCAGGGTTCAGGAGGCCTATCTCTCGGCCCGCTCCTCCGCCGTACCGTCGGCGGCGCTGACGATTGATCCGCTCAGCACGGCAATCGCCGACCATGAGGAATTGACCGGAGCGGAGAATTTCGACGATCGCTATCTGCTCGCCCAGGCGCTCTCCGCCCAGGGCTTCGACATCGAGGCGCGCGCCGCATTGCTCGAGCTGATTGCCACGGCGGCAGCACCTCTGCGCGCGAAGGCGCTTGCCCGCCTCGCCGTGCTGGAATGGACGCTGGAGGCGCGCGCGGCTGCGGCAGGCACGGCAAGGGCCGCCCTCGAAAATGCCGAACATCTCGACGCGGCGCGCGTCGCCGTTATGCGATCGCTGCTGATCGTCGCGACATCGGAAGGACTGAGCGAAGCCGATATTGATGGAGTGGTGGCGGAAATGGCCGTCATTGTGGAGAGGGGCGCGGAACTCACCCATGAGGACGCCGTCGATCTTCTCGAGATCGTTTCCATCATCATCAGCGCCGTCGACGAGCCCGCGCTCGAGGAGCCGGCCGCGGCCGGTTTCGTCGACACCGCGCTCGCCACGCTTTACGAGATCGATGACCTCTTCCTCTCCGACAGGTTTGCACAACACAAGCTCTCCGACACCCGCCTGAGGCTTGCCCGCGCGGCCGAAAGCCTCGCCATGGCGGATCGCGCGCGCGCGCTTTATCAGGAGGTCTATTATTCCGCTGCCGCCTCGCTGCTGGAGACAACCGCCGCCGCCTCCGGTCTCGCCCGCCTCGGCGTATCGGTGGAGGGCACATTGCGTGACGACCTCGACATGCGGCTCGCCTTTTCCGCAACCGCGGCCGGTGCGGCGGAAGCCTTTCTGAGGGGCATACCGGCGCGCTCCGAAGGGCTGCAGCAGCAACAGATCGCGCGCCTTTCCGATATCATGGAACAGGCCGTCGATCTCGGCTTCGACCTGCTGGAGTCCCGTGCCATTATCGGGCCGAGGGACGCCGCAAATGTCGATGAGGCGTTCAACCAGACCGGGCCTTATGTCTTTCCCTTCGAGGATGCCTTGGCCAAGGGCTACGCCGGCACCGCCGGAGAGGGCTATTACGCGGCCATTCTCGACGACGCCTTCCGCCAGATCCAGCTTGCCCGCCAGAGCAGCGCCGGCCGCGCGATCGCGGCGATGACGGCGCGCATGAGCGCCGGCTCCGATGAACTCGCCCTTTTGCTGCGCCGGCGCGATGCATTGATTGCGGAACGCAATCGCATTCTTGAGCGCGCCGGCGAGGAGGAAATCACGCGCTATGATCTGCTCTCGGACATCGAGCCACGCCTTGATGCGGTGGAAGCCGAGCTGGACGCGGCCTATCCCGAATACCGCAACCACGTCGCCAGCAGGCCGCTCTCACTCGAAGAGGCGCGCGGCCTGCTGCGCCCCGATGAAGTGCTGGTGACCTACCTCCTCACCCAACGCGGCCTGCATATTTTCGCCGTGACCCGTGAAAATGTGATCTGGGACCGGACCCTGCTCGATGAGGGCTGGCTTGAGGAAACCGTGCGCAAGCTGCGCGAGACGCTTGATCCGCGCGGACCGCTGCGCGCGCCCGCGCGCGGCGCGATGACGCCGTTCGACCTCGGTTCCGGGCCGGCCGAGACGCCGGAGGGCGGGTTCGACCTCGCGCTTTCCCATGCGCTCTACGAAAAGGCGCTCGGTCCGGTGCAGGCCTTGCTGCCTGAAGACGCCACCCTGCTGATCGCCCCGGACGGGCCGTTGCAGGCGATCCCCTTTGCTGCGCTGGTGGCCGAGGCGCCGGATGACGGTGCAACCGGGCCGGAACGTTTTGCCGCGGCCCGTTGGGCGATCCGCGACAATGCCTTTGCCACGCTTCCACTGCCCTCGACGCTCCGCGCCCTGCGCGCCGAAAACGCCTCGCTTCCGGTCGGCGGGTTTCTCGGCATCGGCAACCCGCATTTCCGGCAGGATCCTGCGTGGCTCAGGCTTGCGCCGCTGCCGGAAACCGGCTTCGAACTGGAAACGCTCAACGCCATTGCCGCCGACGACAACGGCACGCTGCTGCTCGGCGATGCGGCGAACGAGGACGCGCTGGCCCGGACGGCCCTCGAAGATGCCGCGATCATCGCCTTTGCCACCCACGGGCTGATGGGCGGGGAAGCGAACGGCCTCACCGAGCCCGCGCTGGCGCTGACGCCGCTCGACGACCAGATCGCGGGCATGGCGGGGATGCGCGACGGCCTGCTGACGGCAAGCGAAATCGCAACGCTGGAGCTCGACGCCGACTGGGTGCTGCTGTCGGCCTGCAACACGGCGCAGGGCCAGGGCGGCGAGGGCTCGGAGGGCCTGTCAGGCCTCGCCCGCGCCTTCTTCTATGCCGGCGCCCGCCGTCTCGTCGTCTCGCACTGGGCCGTGCAGAGCGACGCCACGGTGGCGCTGACGACCGGCATGTTCGACGCGCTGGCCGACATGCCGGACAATGACAGCGGCGCAAAGGCGCTCCGCCGGTCAATCCTTGCGACGATCGACGATCCGGAACATCCGTCCTGGAGCCATCCCGGCGTCTGGGCGCCCTTCGTCACCGTCGGCTGGTAG
- a CDS encoding D-TA family PLP-dependent enzyme: protein MKTEDLDTPVPLVDLAIVDANLKRMQDYCDEHGIALRPHIKTHKSVKLAERQLARGAKGITCQKLGEAEVMVDAGIEDILISYPLIGPIKARRLAALAKRAKMSVAIDSRAALETVASAARMADADIGVLVEFDSGLGRTGVVTVAEALALAQKVSEAPHLSFDGLMTYPASEASVAFVQEARDAFAAAGLAIPKISGGGTPNAFRTHEFGVIDELRVGTYIYNDRMMMGVGHAGLEECALDVLVTVVSRPTPDRAIIDAGTKSLTSDPAGRGGPGYGLIRDYPDAVIERLTEEHGMVDLSASAKKPEIGERLRVIPNHVCPVSNLHDSIFVLENGGVSEWRVDARGMTR from the coding sequence TTGAAGACCGAAGACCTCGATACGCCCGTTCCCCTCGTTGATCTTGCAATCGTCGATGCCAATCTGAAGCGGATGCAGGATTATTGCGACGAACACGGCATTGCGCTTCGCCCGCATATCAAGACCCACAAGAGCGTCAAGCTGGCCGAGCGCCAGCTTGCGCGCGGCGCCAAGGGTATCACCTGCCAGAAGCTGGGCGAGGCCGAGGTGATGGTCGATGCGGGGATTGAGGATATCCTGATCTCCTATCCGCTGATCGGCCCGATCAAGGCCAGGCGGCTGGCGGCGCTGGCCAAACGCGCGAAGATGAGTGTCGCCATCGACAGCCGGGCGGCGCTTGAGACGGTGGCTTCGGCGGCTCGGATGGCCGATGCGGATATCGGCGTTCTGGTGGAGTTCGACAGCGGACTTGGCCGCACCGGCGTCGTCACCGTGGCGGAGGCGCTGGCGCTGGCGCAAAAGGTCAGTGAGGCGCCGCATCTCTCCTTCGACGGGCTGATGACCTATCCCGCGAGCGAGGCTTCGGTCGCCTTTGTGCAAGAGGCGCGCGACGCCTTTGCGGCAGCCGGCCTCGCGATCCCGAAAATCTCCGGCGGCGGCACGCCCAACGCCTTCAGAACCCATGAATTCGGCGTGATCGATGAATTGAGGGTCGGAACTTATATCTATAATGACCGGATGATGATGGGCGTCGGCCATGCCGGGCTGGAAGAGTGCGCACTCGACGTCCTCGTCACCGTCGTCAGCCGGCCGACGCCCGATCGCGCCATTATCGACGCCGGCACCAAATCGCTGACAAGCGATCCCGCCGGCAGGGGCGGCCCGGGCTACGGCCTGATCCGCGACTATCCCGATGCCGTGATCGAGCGGCTGACGGAGGAGCACGGCATGGTCGATCTTTCGGCCTCAGCGAAAAAGCCGGAAATCGGCGAACGGCTCAGGGTCATCCCGAACCATGTCTGTCCGGTTTCCAATCTTCACGACAGCATCTTCGTCCTGGAGAATGGCGGCGTTTCCGAGTGGCGCGTCGATGCCCGCGGCATGACGCGATAG
- a CDS encoding heavy metal translocating P-type ATPase encodes MTSREQIRRLLVAFPLVGLSAGLAARYAGAAELAVAAFFVATLPVLAFLLADAVSSLKRGEFGIDLLAALSMTGALAFGETLAAAIVALMYAGGSYLEVLADRRARREMTALLERAPRTALRYRDGHTEEVAVETVLPGDRLLIRRGDVIPADGELLSGMAVLDQSALTGEAEPVRQASGGSLLSGATNVGDAFDMTARRAAAESTYAGIVRLVEKAQAAKAPMARLADRYALFFLAATLAGVAATWWVTGDPLRVVAVLVVATPCPLILAVPVALMSGVSSAARRGILLKGGRVIEAIASVRSVVLDKTGTLTVGRPGLTEIRSADGYEQDALLQLAASLDIACKHPMASALVAAAKRKELSLSQPERVVETPGEGVEGYVDGHYVVVGGRRFAEARWRGHDVSCRWEKAATPAGTSVVHVLVDGARAGELHFSDRVRAGARSVFDTLRGNGVENIVLATGDAEAAARHMASGLGFDRVLSNLSSDQKVLSVLSERKNGAVMMVGDGVNDAPALAAADIGVAMGARGSAASVEAADAVLLLDDLGLLVPVFSIARRTMRIAYQSMIAGIVLSIAAMGFAAAGYLDPVAGALLQEAIDLAVVLNALRALSSGREAADG; translated from the coding sequence ATGACGTCACGCGAACAGATCAGGCGACTGCTCGTCGCATTTCCCCTCGTCGGCCTGTCGGCCGGGCTTGCCGCGCGCTATGCCGGCGCAGCGGAACTGGCGGTCGCGGCCTTCTTCGTCGCGACACTGCCGGTACTCGCTTTTCTGCTGGCGGATGCTGTCTCCTCGCTGAAGCGCGGCGAATTCGGCATCGACCTCCTGGCGGCGCTGTCGATGACGGGCGCGCTCGCCTTCGGGGAGACGCTGGCCGCAGCCATCGTCGCGCTGATGTATGCCGGAGGCAGCTATCTTGAGGTTCTCGCCGACCGCCGGGCGCGCCGCGAGATGACGGCGCTGCTGGAACGCGCGCCGCGCACGGCGCTGCGCTATCGCGACGGACACACCGAGGAGGTTGCGGTCGAAACCGTCCTGCCGGGCGATCGCCTGCTGATCCGCCGGGGTGATGTCATACCGGCCGATGGAGAGCTTCTCTCGGGCATGGCCGTGCTCGACCAGTCGGCTCTGACCGGCGAGGCCGAGCCGGTGCGCCAGGCCTCCGGCGGAAGCCTGTTGAGCGGGGCGACCAATGTCGGCGATGCCTTCGACATGACGGCGCGGCGCGCGGCCGCCGAGAGCACCTATGCCGGAATTGTCCGCCTGGTGGAAAAGGCGCAGGCCGCGAAAGCGCCGATGGCGCGCCTTGCCGATCGCTACGCGTTGTTCTTCCTGGCCGCGACGCTTGCAGGCGTCGCCGCCACCTGGTGGGTCACCGGCGATCCGCTGCGCGTGGTCGCCGTGCTGGTGGTCGCGACGCCCTGTCCGCTCATCCTCGCCGTGCCGGTCGCGCTGATGTCCGGCGTTTCCTCCGCGGCCCGACGGGGCATATTGCTGAAGGGCGGCAGGGTCATCGAGGCGATCGCTTCCGTTCGTTCCGTGGTGCTGGACAAGACCGGCACGCTCACCGTCGGCCGGCCGGGACTGACGGAGATCCGGTCAGCCGACGGCTATGAACAGGACGCGTTGCTTCAGCTTGCCGCCTCGCTGGATATTGCCTGCAAACATCCGATGGCAAGCGCGCTCGTTGCTGCGGCAAAGCGGAAGGAGCTTTCGCTCAGCCAGCCCGAAAGGGTTGTCGAGACGCCGGGAGAAGGCGTCGAAGGCTATGTCGATGGCCATTATGTGGTGGTCGGCGGGCGGCGCTTTGCCGAGGCGCGCTGGCGCGGCCACGATGTTTCCTGCCGTTGGGAGAAGGCCGCGACGCCGGCCGGCACCTCGGTCGTCCATGTTCTGGTCGACGGAGCGCGCGCCGGCGAACTGCATTTTTCCGATCGGGTGAGGGCCGGCGCCCGCTCGGTGTTCGATACATTGCGCGGCAATGGCGTGGAGAACATCGTGCTCGCGACCGGCGATGCCGAGGCGGCGGCGCGACACATGGCCTCCGGTCTCGGCTTCGACCGTGTGCTCTCGAACCTTTCCTCCGACCAGAAAGTGCTGAGCGTGCTCTCCGAGCGCAAGAACGGCGCGGTGATGATGGTCGGAGACGGCGTTAACGATGCGCCGGCGCTGGCGGCGGCCGACATCGGCGTCGCCATGGGCGCGCGCGGCTCTGCGGCCTCCGTCGAGGCGGCGGATGCGGTGCTGCTTCTGGATGACCTCGGCCTTCTGGTGCCGGTCTTCTCGATCGCCCGCCGCACCATGCGGATCGCCTACCAGAGCATGATCGCCGGCATAGTTCTTTCCATCGCGGCGATGGGCTTTGCCGCCGCCGGCTATCTCGATCCCGTCGCCGGCGCGCTGTTGCAGGAGGCAATCGATCTCGCCGTGGTGCTCAATGCGCTGCGGGCACTGTCATCGGGACGCGAAGCCGCCGACGGATGA
- a CDS encoding alpha/beta hydrolase, translating to MRLARIALLSLVSLIVSPPLFAQEAAPFDPIAFELELAAVEVPAERLALVDAAIAALEASPDPDPEIYFDLSALRLEILREAGETAAAAAAAEGLADFAIRMSEQLDRNPLPYLDLAATLYTEAEAYREALRVLDTEIAYRRNGGQSGQVLADLLNRKAEVARLRGDMAATEEFAGQAQFAIMSTRMGKRSGQDGGFSAVDVFYATDRARTGNADPAEFYGHGRGDLEYGVVTVTIPDTHVPGAIETPSIWKLEFGPSPARHVMVRKVDPMEADAYFSKMSSELAGRERKEIVVFIHGFNTRFDAAAKRAAQLAYDMDYRGVPVLYSWPSAGQTVRYVADTAVVRLSGRRLSMFLEDLRARSGADTIHIVAHSMGNRALTDALELMALRDGIKEGDDPVFGQVFFAAPDVDAGLFREMMKTIHPLAERLTLYTSENDWALVASKKLHGNAPRAGQGGDSVTTDELFDTIDMSDLGEDMLAHTYFADDSSALADIVSLIWRNPPPNVRCGMTETVTETGETAWKYQKGGCFDKTMIGLISHLWSKNDISRADISALISELVTDQAAASEIEGRLDAYIAPEGQEAN from the coding sequence ATGCGTCTTGCGCGAATTGCCCTCCTCTCCCTCGTCTCCCTGATCGTTTCGCCGCCGCTCTTCGCCCAGGAAGCCGCGCCCTTCGACCCGATCGCTTTCGAGCTGGAGCTGGCTGCCGTCGAGGTCCCGGCGGAACGTCTTGCCTTGGTCGATGCGGCCATTGCCGCTCTCGAGGCTTCGCCCGATCCGGACCCCGAAATCTATTTCGATCTTTCGGCGCTGAGGCTCGAGATCCTGCGCGAGGCCGGCGAAACGGCAGCGGCGGCGGCGGCAGCCGAGGGACTGGCCGATTTCGCGATCCGCATGAGCGAGCAGCTTGACCGCAATCCGCTCCCCTATCTGGATCTTGCGGCAACGCTCTACACCGAGGCGGAAGCCTATCGCGAAGCCTTGCGCGTGCTCGATACCGAGATCGCCTATCGCCGGAATGGCGGTCAGTCGGGCCAGGTCCTCGCCGATCTCCTGAACCGCAAGGCGGAGGTCGCCAGGCTGCGCGGCGACATGGCAGCCACCGAGGAATTTGCGGGCCAGGCCCAGTTTGCGATCATGTCCACGCGCATGGGCAAGCGCAGCGGTCAGGATGGCGGGTTCAGCGCCGTCGATGTCTTCTACGCCACCGACCGCGCGCGCACCGGCAATGCCGACCCGGCCGAATTCTATGGCCATGGACGCGGTGATCTCGAATATGGCGTGGTCACCGTCACCATTCCCGATACGCATGTGCCGGGCGCCATCGAGACGCCCTCGATCTGGAAGCTCGAATTCGGCCCCTCGCCCGCCAGACACGTGATGGTCCGGAAGGTCGACCCGATGGAGGCGGATGCCTATTTCTCGAAGATGAGCAGCGAACTTGCGGGGCGCGAGCGCAAGGAAATCGTCGTCTTCATCCACGGCTTCAACACCCGGTTCGATGCCGCCGCCAAGCGCGCCGCCCAGCTTGCCTATGACATGGATTATCGCGGCGTGCCGGTGCTCTATTCATGGCCGTCGGCCGGCCAGACGGTGCGCTACGTCGCCGATACGGCGGTCGTCCGGCTCAGCGGCCGGCGGCTCTCCATGTTTCTGGAAGACCTGCGCGCCCGCTCCGGCGCCGACACGATCCACATCGTCGCCCACAGCATGGGCAACCGCGCGCTGACCGACGCGCTGGAACTGATGGCGCTGCGGGACGGGATTAAGGAAGGCGACGACCCGGTCTTCGGCCAGGTGTTCTTCGCCGCGCCCGATGTCGATGCCGGCCTTTTCAGGGAGATGATGAAGACGATCCATCCGCTGGCCGAGCGCCTGACCCTCTACACCTCGGAAAACGACTGGGCGCTGGTCGCCTCGAAAAAGCTGCACGGCAATGCGCCGCGCGCCGGACAGGGCGGCGACAGCGTGACGACGGACGAGTTGTTCGACACGATCGACATGTCCGATCTCGGCGAGGACATGCTGGCGCATACCTATTTCGCCGATGACAGTTCCGCGCTTGCCGACATCGTTTCGCTGATCTGGCGCAATCCGCCGCCGAATGTGCGCTGCGGCATGACGGAAACCGTTACTGAAACCGGCGAGACGGCCTGGAAATACCAAAAAGGCGGCTGTTTCGACAAAACCATGATCGGCCTGATCAGCCATTTGTGGAGCAAGAACGATATCTCGCGCGCGGATATTTCAGCGCTCATTTCCGAACTCGTCACCGACCAGGCAGCGGCGAGCGAGATCGAGGGCCGCCTCGACGCCTATATCGCGCCCGAAGGGCAGGAGGCGAATTGA
- a CDS encoding LacI family DNA-binding transcriptional regulator: MTARGKKISQADIALRADVSISTVSRALGGAQRISPVVRERVRRIAEELGYSERERALPARLPEAEIKTVVYLPMHPVTGGLHPIFQETYDGMVAAAAENGLQLFPKLLPEEDLDLDFVTRQAEEHGTATAFMFYVDPIPEVARFFQENGSLVLVNNVDTRMRFDSVIVDNYAGMKRATEAMLEAGHRRLLFVAGNLRYSPRERMRGFFDAVSECPDASGEQLVIGHDRHETALEYFKRYFGEHESWDWTGMVCGNDLMAIGTMQAARENGLTVPDDFSVIGFDDISWSAMTAPRLDTIRYDRIGMAEEAIRLLRRRIEKPDAPVIKAVQGVTYIAGGTIRRIGG, translated from the coding sequence ATGACGGCAAGAGGCAAAAAGATCAGTCAGGCGGATATCGCGCTTCGCGCCGATGTCTCGATCAGCACGGTCTCGCGCGCGCTCGGCGGCGCTCAGCGTATCAGCCCTGTGGTGCGCGAGAGAGTGCGCCGCATTGCCGAGGAACTGGGCTACTCAGAACGGGAAAGGGCGCTGCCGGCGCGCCTGCCCGAGGCGGAGATCAAGACCGTGGTCTATCTGCCCATGCATCCGGTCACCGGCGGCCTGCATCCGATCTTCCAGGAAACCTATGACGGGATGGTGGCCGCCGCCGCCGAAAACGGGCTCCAGCTTTTCCCGAAGCTTCTTCCCGAGGAAGACCTGGATCTTGATTTCGTCACCCGCCAGGCCGAAGAGCACGGGACCGCCACCGCCTTCATGTTCTATGTCGACCCGATCCCGGAAGTTGCTCGTTTCTTTCAGGAAAACGGAAGTCTCGTCCTGGTCAACAATGTCGATACCAGGATGCGCTTCGACAGCGTGATCGTCGACAATTACGCCGGCATGAAGCGCGCCACCGAGGCGATGCTCGAGGCCGGCCACCGGCGGCTTCTGTTCGTGGCGGGAAATCTGCGCTACAGCCCGCGCGAGCGCATGCGCGGCTTCTTCGACGCCGTGTCGGAATGTCCGGACGCGAGCGGCGAGCAACTGGTCATCGGTCATGACCGCCACGAGACCGCGCTTGAATATTTCAAGCGCTATTTCGGCGAGCACGAAAGCTGGGACTGGACCGGCATGGTCTGCGGCAATGACCTGATGGCCATTGGCACGATGCAGGCCGCGCGCGAGAACGGCCTGACAGTGCCGGACGACTTCTCCGTCATCGGCTTCGACGACATCAGCTGGTCGGCGATGACGGCGCCGCGTCTCGACACGATCCGCTATGACCGGATCGGCATGGCCGAGGAGGCGATCCGGCTTCTGCGCCGCAGGATCGAGAAGCCCGATGCGCCGGTCATCAAGGCGGTTCAGGGCGTCACTTATATCGCAGGCGGGACGATCCGGCGGATTGGCGGCTGA